A stretch of Thermodesulforhabdus norvegica DNA encodes these proteins:
- a CDS encoding nucleoside phosphorylase, with product MLVLLQGSLPTVNTRNLIGAVNGAGDRPVIEPRKGKREGLLPEVGCFVFVPDDIRLFLRRVRYQVSKRSRIFLSNCYVFSDGTKARWCLLGPILGAPQAVMVLEKAVALGVRDVVALGWCGSLQESVKIGDVVVPIGFFSEEGTSSHYPVVEAEKIGVAAGAGLSCLKILEKRRIPIHRGVVWTTDAPFRETVGKVLFYKQKGVLAVDMESSALARGASYRGVNLLIILIVSDHLYTLKWHHGLKEAVFKERRKQVIEAVVKALDNGEKDEGRS from the coding sequence ATGCTGGTTCTGCTGCAGGGATCTTTGCCGACTGTGAATACGAGGAATCTTATCGGTGCTGTTAACGGTGCGGGTGATCGTCCTGTAATTGAGCCTCGAAAGGGAAAAAGGGAGGGTCTCCTTCCGGAGGTTGGTTGCTTCGTCTTTGTACCCGATGATATTAGGCTTTTTCTGAGAAGAGTTCGTTATCAAGTATCGAAGAGAAGCAGGATCTTTTTGAGTAATTGCTATGTTTTTTCCGATGGTACAAAAGCCAGATGGTGTTTATTGGGCCCCATTCTGGGCGCTCCACAGGCCGTAATGGTGCTGGAAAAAGCCGTAGCTCTGGGTGTTCGCGACGTGGTTGCCCTTGGCTGGTGCGGCTCGCTTCAAGAAAGTGTGAAGATAGGGGATGTGGTGGTTCCCATCGGTTTTTTTTCCGAGGAGGGAACTTCATCTCATTATCCCGTCGTCGAGGCTGAAAAAATCGGCGTGGCGGCAGGCGCCGGCTTATCCTGTTTGAAGATTCTGGAAAAAAGACGCATCCCCATACACAGGGGGGTTGTGTGGACTACCGACGCTCCTTTTAGAGAAACGGTCGGGAAGGTTCTTTTTTACAAGCAGAAGGGCGTTCTGGCCGTTGATATGGAGTCCAGCGCATTAGCGCGAGGCGCATCTTATCGAGGTGTAAACCTTTTAATTATACTAATTGTCTCAGACCACCTGTACACTTTAAAATGGCATCACGGTTTAAAGGAGGCAGTTTTTAAGGAGCGGAGAAAGCAGGTTATTGAAGCGGTAGTAAAAGCCCTTGATAACGGGGAAAAGGATGAAGGACGATCTTGA
- a CDS encoding HU family DNA-binding protein has translation MTKAELVSKMAEKANISKANAEKALNAFIETVKEALSQGDKISLVGFGTFSVAERSAREGRNPKTGEKLTIPACKVVKFKPGNMLRDAVK, from the coding sequence ATGACGAAGGCGGAACTTGTCAGCAAAATGGCCGAAAAAGCCAACATCAGCAAAGCCAATGCTGAAAAGGCACTGAACGCATTTATAGAGACCGTGAAAGAGGCTCTTTCGCAGGGAGACAAGATCAGTCTGGTAGGGTTCGGTACTTTCAGTGTTGCCGAAAGGAGCGCCAGGGAAGGTCGAAACCCCAAGACCGGTGAAAAGCTTACAATCCCTGCCTGTAAGGTGGTCAAGTTTAAACCCGGTAATATGTTAAGAGATGCGGTAAAATAG